The segment CGTCGGCGCCGTTTCACTGCTGAGCAGAGCGAAGCACTGCGTCATCGTCGGCATGGCCGGAATGGGCAAGTCCACCCTCTTGCGCCATCTGTTCGTCGACTTTGCCAAGACCACCAATCACGTTCCACTCTTCATCGAACTGAAGGGCGTCAACCCAAATGGACAAACGCTGGAATCGCTGATCGAGGCCGAACTGTCGCTTCCATCCCTCAACTTGGCCCCCGGTGCAATCAAACGAGCATTTGAGAAGGGACAGTTCGTGCTGCTGCTAGATGGGTTTGACGAGGTGAACCTCGAGAAACAGGATGCGGTTTCGACTGCGATCCAGAGGCTTGCCAACGAGAATCCAGCCTTGCCGATCCTCGTCACGTCGCGCCCTGATGACCGGTTCATCGGATGGGTGGGGTTTAGCAGTGTGACCGTGCTACCGCTATCGCTAGAGAAGGTCCGCACCCTTATCGCAAGGATCGAATACGACGAGGGCACCAAGATCCGGTTCCTCGCGGACATTGAGTCCACCCTTTGGCAGACTCATCAGTCGTTCCTTTCGAACCCGCTGCTTCTAACAATCATGCTGATTACGTACTCGCATAACGCGAGCGTGCCCTCACGCATGCATCTGTTCTACTCGCAGGTTTTCGAGACGCTTTGGAACCGTCACGACGCTCTGAAAGACGGGTACAAGCGCACGCTGAGTTCAAACCTCGAGAAGGACGATTTCGTGGCGATGCTTGAGGCATTCGCATTCAAGACCTACTGGGACGCGAAAACGACCTTGACCCTTCAAGAGGTGGATGAAACGCTAGCGTTTGCACTGAAGGTGGCCCGAGTCCCCGGCGATCGGTCGAAGTGTCTGGAGGACTTAGTCCGAGCACTGTGCATCCTGAACCGCGATGGACTGCACATTAGTTATACCCACCGGTCCTTCCAGGAATACTACGCCGCTCGTTTTCTGTTGCGAGCCTCACCTGATCAGCGCGGCAAACTCATCGAACGCGTCGTGAAGAATTCGTCGCGCGCGGACCAGGTGCTTCAGTTGATGTGGGAGATGGACAAGGCTCTCGTCGAGCGAGAGCTACTAATCCCAAAGCTGTCGGAGTTGGAGGAGTCCCTGAAGGGGAAGTCCGGCGACGACCGTTTGGTAGCGTTCACCTCATTCTGGGCCCAGCGACTCACGATCGTCAATACTGTGAACAGGGGCGCATTACTGCTCCATACCGCCAAGCAGCCCGAGGCTCCAATCTTTGACTTCGTTTCCACCCACTACCGGAAGGCGGAGTGGGAGAAGATCAAGGAAACCTTTGGGAAGCGAAACGCGGACGAAGTCTCACGTGGGATTCTGGCTCGACGGCACGATGATAACGGCAATCTTGAGATAGACGCGGCAGACTTCGAGGGCAATCGTGAGATTATCCGCGAACTTGCGGGCGTGAGGTTTCACCATTCGACAGAGGCCATGGATCTTTTGCTCCG is part of the Phycisphaerales bacterium genome and harbors:
- a CDS encoding NACHT domain-containing protein — translated: MADEVQQLDINEVVASLVARTAQGLGQTLLGGGKSVLDEARVRLGSAFTRYLDEQLKRRSQIRTLLYRDAPQFIYNFYVPQDLQFRNDDVLKNVGAVSLLSRAKHCVIVGMAGMGKSTLLRHLFVDFAKTTNHVPLFIELKGVNPNGQTLESLIEAELSLPSLNLAPGAIKRAFEKGQFVLLLDGFDEVNLEKQDAVSTAIQRLANENPALPILVTSRPDDRFIGWVGFSSVTVLPLSLEKVRTLIARIEYDEGTKIRFLADIESTLWQTHQSFLSNPLLLTIMLITYSHNASVPSRMHLFYSQVFETLWNRHDALKDGYKRTLSSNLEKDDFVAMLEAFAFKTYWDAKTTLTLQEVDETLAFALKVARVPGDRSKCLEDLVRALCILNRDGLHISYTHRSFQEYYAARFLLRASPDQRGKLIERVVKNSSRADQVLQLMWEMDKALVERELLIPKLSELEESLKGKSGDDRLVAFTSFWAQRLTIVNTVNRGALLLHTAKQPEAPIFDFVSTHYRKAEWEKIKETFGKRNADEVSRGILARRHDDNGNLEIDAADFEGNREIIRELAGVRFHHSTEAMDLLLRILDDMRREHKERSVSLDELFS